The window CTGGTTAACCACACATCGCATATCTTCCTCAGAACATACCACCTGGGAGTTCCTTGGTTCTCCTTCCATGGAACCCACGAACTCGTCATCGGACGCGAAGACAGCTACCTGCAGCTCAAACGCTGGAGTGTTTCCGAGAGGGCGCCAAAAATTTGGGCGTCTCTTTCTTTCAAGACATGGGAGGGTATGCCGCACCCAAATTGCTCGATATCAATTTACGGTATCACTGACCCGTCCCAGAGCTGACCTTGTTCCACTGCACCTTTGTCTCTCTGAAAGCACGAAATACTATGACCATCGACATGAACGCCAGGGAGTTTAGACTTTCTGGTGAAAGGAAGACCTTCCAAGCGTAGGCAGCCCCTCCTCGATAGGACCCTGCCGGTGGCTGGCGCTCGCTGATTTGCAAGACCACAGACAAATCATTGACGACGGTTACCAACACTCTCTCGCGGTCTATCAAGACATCGCGACACAAAGCTTCCGCCTCCATGCTATGGTCAGAGATGGCGTACTGCGTCAATGTCCCGTCTGGACTGCCTTCGGTACGCCTCCGttcctctcttctttctgcCATCTCGTTCTCGTACTTACCGGCCACCCTCACAACTAATGTCGTGAGCTTCGTAGTCACCCACCAATCCGCCTCCCCAACTTGGCTTCAACGCAAAAGCCGCAACCGTGTCTGGCTCAAAGACATCCATCTGTACGTTTTCTGCCAGGAGTACCGGCAGCAAAACCAGCGAAAAGGTGAAGCCGGCGCCTTTGAGATCAACTTTGTTTCGGAGTCCGGCGCGGCGCTCTTCCCCGAAGCCTTCTTGTCCGCGGCCTCGGGGCCGTCCACCGGTTCGCCCCAGGCCATCGAAGATGTCAAGTAGTGCGCGTACCAACCCAACCCTTACCATCTCGGTTCAGGCATATCGTTACCTTGACTCCGGCTCCGACCCGATTTCGCCGATTTTCACACCCAATACCGGTCGTCTGAAGCGCCACGCTGTGGTCCAGATGTGGATGTGCCGGGATCAGCCCACCTCAGTCTTGCACGCCACCTACTCACCGACTCCATGTCCCCTACCTTAAGAGCCAGGACTTCGTAATGAAACCCCCACACACTAGCAACGGGCATCTTCTTCGCGGTTCCACGCCCGCGTTTTTCTCACCACAGCATCATGACAACAGCCCGTCCTGGCTGGCTATTCCTAAGGACGTTATCCACAAGAGGAAGTAGTGCATGAAGAGCGATCGAGAATCGTAGCAAGATACACGACGGGATTGGACTCGAACTGCAGCGACGGTTTGAAGCATTTTGCCAGCTTGTGctttttccttccttcttctttttcttccttcttctttttctttttttcatGTTCGAATACTTGTATGGTCTTTCACCCTCCTCTGCACCCTTACGAATTACGAAGCAATGACGACATTCATGAGAGAAGTTGGGAAAGGCCTTGGTTCAGAGTGGAGAGCGAGAAATCTCAAGATTCCATGGGTAGCTCCAATGCGGCCGGCGGGCTACGGCTCTCGGTAACTTGAACGTTACCGCCAGCAGCACATGAAGCAGCAAGCGATGAAGGAGGCTTTGTTGTGTGATTAGGTGAATTGATTCAACTTATGCAATCGTGTACCATCGTAACATCGTCCACGGCTACCCTAGTGCCGGGCTTCTCTATACTGAAGCGTACCCTTTTTGAacacccctccctctctctttaCATACAGCCACGACGCACTTAGGTCTTGACATCGGGCTCGTCGCGGCCAATGAACTCCTTGAACTTGAGCAGCTCAGTCGCCATCTGGATCTCGGGCTTGAGGAAGTCCTGGGCGTCCTGGTCGTACGTCTTAGGGTCGCTGCTGTACTGCTCGAGGTACAGACGGATAGTGGCGCCCGAGGAGCCAGTACCGGAGAGACGGACGATGATGCGGCTGCCCGAGGAAAAGGTGGCGTACAGACCCTGGTTGGACGAGACGGAGCCGTCGAGGTCAGTGTACGAAAAGTTACCAGCGCCGGTGACGGTGCGGTCTTGAATAAGTCAGTAGGTGATCCAAACGTTCAGCACAAGAGAAAGTTGGCAGATGACTTACCTCCGACCTTGCTGCCGATGAAGTTGGgatcggcgacgaggtccttgAGAACACCGACAACCTTGTTGGCGCCTTCGCTATCGACGTCCTCGTAGTCGTAGCGGGTGAAGAAGGTACGGCCGTACTCGGTCCAGAAGTCCTGCTGAATCTTCTTGATGGACGGGGTGACATCGGGGTTCTGCACACCGATGCCTGCGATGATGTTCAACCAGGCAATGACAGCCCAGAGACCGTCCTTCTCGCGGATGTGGTTGCTGCCAGTGCCGAACGACTCCTCGCCGCAGATAGAcagcttgtcggcgtcgaagagGGCACAGAAGAACTTCCAGCCGGTGGGCACCTCGTAGCAGTTCAGGCCCTGCTTCTTGGcgaccaggtcgacggcgccggaggTGGGCATGGAGCGGGCCAGGCCATAGACGCCCTGCTTCTTGAAGTAGGGGATGAGGTTGGCGTGGTGAGCAATGATGGCAAGAGAGTCGCCGGGGGAGACGAAGGCATTGGCGCCGTAAATCATGTTACggtcaccgtcaccgtccgAAGCGGCACCAAAGGGGATGTTGTtcttgtcgacgacctcgacgagggagTGGGCATAGGTAAGATTAGGGTCGGGGTGGCCGCCGTTGAAGTCGGGGCTGGGCACGCAGTTCTGGGTGGCGCCCTTAAGGCCaagctccttctcgaagatGGCGGTTCCGTAGGGGCCGGTGACGCCGTGCAGACCGTCAAAGAGAACCTTGAAGTCGGGGTGGGACTGGAAGAACTTCTTGATCaggtcgaagtcgaagatGTCCTTGAGCATGTCGACGTAGTCGGTGGTGCTGTCGATgatctcgacctcgagggaGCCGTAGGTCTTGGTGCCAATGGTGGCGATGTCAACATCGGGGATGTCGGCAATCTTGTACGAGGTGAGAGTCTTGGAGGCCTCGTAGATCTTGTTGGTTACGGATTCGGGGGCAGGGCCACCGTTGGCCAGGTTGTACTTGATGCCGAAATCGTTCTTGGGGCCTATCGGGGAGAATCTGCATCAGACTGCGAAGGGCATGGCAGGGCTACGAAGGGTGCTTACCGCCGGGGTTGTGGCTGGCAGTCAGGAGAATGCCACCCGTGGCCTGGCGCTTGCGGATGACATGGCTCGCGGCGGGAGTGGACAGGATGCCATTCTGGCCGATGAGTAGCTTCTTGACACCGTAGGCGGCACCAATCTTAGCAATCAGTTGGACGACCTCGGGGTTCCAGTAACGACCGTcaccgccgatgacgaggaaagAACCTAGAGGCGGCCTGTCAGTTTTTGGGTGTGACCAATGACGACGCGGGGCGGTGGGATCGTGTTtaccctcgacgccctcggggaTGGAGAGAAGAATGCTCGTAACAAAGGCCTCGCTGTAGTGAGGCTGCTGAAAGACGGTGACCTTCTTGCGAAGGCCAGAACTACAAGAGTTGTCAGCGATGCAACGAGGAGGAAATGCGTTGTATTCCAAGAGAGACAgtggaagggagagggagaggcaGAGCGAATGAAGCTATGGCGGGGGTAGCGAAAAGTCGGGGGAGGTGGTGATTGACAGGAATTGTGCTACAACGTCGGATAGATAGATGGATGAGAGAGCGGGACTTTGGAGGCAGGCAGCGGTTTGACGTACGTTCCGGGCTTCTGGTCCTGGAAGGGTTTGAATTCAACAGTCTTGACGTCCATGATGCCGTGCAGTTCGAAGTTGTGGTGGTATCAAAgggtgggaggagaaggatggaagagggaaaaggagaCTGTTGGGAGCTGTTTGGCTATTATTGTGTACCTCCCAGTCTCCCTAGTTCCCCCAGTTCTTCAGCCGAACTGGCGGCGTAGGCGTAAATGCGGCAACACAACACACAACAGAGCAGGGGACTGGCTGGCCGGGGTGTGTGAGGGCGGCGCGCTGGGCCTAGAAAGCTTGGGTGCGGTGAGAGCAAACCCCTGAACCAGGACCACTGAGGTCGGCCTATTTGGTAGTCTGTGGGCACCGAACAGGGCAGAAAAGTACGCCGTGGGACATATGAGGCCCAAGGTGCCACTTCACAACGGGTAGAGCGTAGAGCTCGCCAGCCATGGTGGGGGTTGCGTCGCAGTGTCCGGGCCAGTGATATCATTCTGAAGCAGGGCGTGGGCGGGGTCACCTCACAGTGAAGGAGGGGCAGCTTCGAGAGCCCCTCATTGTCAGTTCAGGTCATTGGGGGTGCTgcagaggggggaagaggaggttCGACGAATCAACGTAATAGTTGTGGGTCAGCTAGCTCCGTCATTCGCACCGTAAGAACCACACGCTCTTTTGCTTCGACACAAGGCCGTTTTTAAATGTCTTTGAACACCGTATACTTCGAAGGTTGAgcacccctccctccctacCTACCCAGGCAAGGCACCTACGATGTATGTAGATCCTCCATCATCACTTACGCTTCCCATGCCAATTGTGCtcggggaagaagagaagaaaacatTGGCCATAGACTTTGGTGCTTCATCGGTCAGGGTCTACAGCAGGTTATCTGCCCACGCCTCGTTATCGTCGCGCTCGCTTACGGGCGTCTCCTGGGCACTGGCATCTCCCCGTCTCCATGCCAATCCGAAGATGGCCTCCCGATAATacttggcctcgtcgatgctctcgaggatgtcctccttggcctggtGAAGGCCCTGCTTGGCGGGAGCACCATCCACAACCTGCGACGGGCACCAACGtctcgccgcctccttgaGCGAGCTGACGTCGAGAATGCGGTGGTGGAGATGGTCGACTACCCTGCGGTACGGCGCCTTGTTGAGGAACGACCGGTCCGCGTGCACGCTGTTGCCGGCCAACAGCGCCGTCTTGGGCTTCGGGACGTGCTTCCGGATGTAGGCGAGTAACCCTTCTGCTGcctgctccgccgtcgttgtcgactGGAtgaccgccgccgtcaggCCGCTGTCCCGGTGCGTCCGCGTGCACCAGTCATCCATCTGTGCCATCCGCTCCTCGGTCTTATGCACCACACAGCCCCAGCCCTCGGGGTCGATCACTTGCAGGTTTCCGGTCGTGATGATGCAGAAGATCTCAATGATCTCCTCCTTGTCCGGGTCCAGCCCCGTCATCTGCGAATGTGTTAAGCAGGGCTACTTCATGATGGCGGAAGGGCGAgggaggtgctgctgccAAACGGGAGGGGGGCGTACTTACCTCACAGTCAATCCACACAAGGGGTCCGTCCGACGCAGGCTGCATCTCGGGGACAGCCGCCTTGGGTTTGAGTGGGTTGAGGAAGTTCATTGTGATCGGTGGCCGAAATGAGTCAACTTTCAACGGTGATGATGATTCGGCCAGGCCTTGACGAAGGCATTGGCAACATGCAGGTTCTGTTCCCTGTTCTGGGTTGAGTCGTTCAACCAAGGCGTAAGGGCGCGGAGGTGTCTGAAGTGGAGGTGGGGGTTTCCAGCGAAAGCTCAACCAAGTATCCGTATTCGTACATACGGATCCTGTACGGTCCACGGATACCTACGTACCTGCCTGCCTAGCTGTTGTTCGGTGGCTCGCGAGGTAACGCACGATGCACCTGGCGATCATGGCAACAGCTTCCAGGCTCTCTGTCAGACTACAGGTATCTCACCGTCAAGAAGATTGATTCTCATGTagaaggtacgtaccgacggccgccttggcTGCTGATAAGATAATACAGCTGATGCTACAAATGACCCATATGTCATTGGTTGAGGGAGACCCACCTGCTTGATCAAtaggccgttgttgtctgGCTGCTGACCGACCTACTTCACTCCTCCATGATCCCTtccatcatcgtcttgcCATTGCGACCTACCTTGATGCAGATGCCATACTCGCGACTTCGCATCTCCAAACACTGAAACTAATAAAAAACACCTGGTTTACAGCCCCAGAGGAGTGAAGACGTTGGTGCCTGCCTcccgaaccccccccctgggATTCTGCAATCGACACAGGTACTTCTTCGACAACGACCTCATAATGTCGTCCGTCAAGAAGCCGGACTCGCCTGTTGCGGTCCCTCATGGTCAGAACTCGACTCCAATGCCACCCGAGAAACCTTCCATGTCCGCCTCGCCACCTCGCATACTGATCATCGGTGCTGGCTCCCGCGGCCAGGCCTACGCTCGCGCGATTGAGACCTCCAGTAACGGCGTCGTTGCCGCTGTGGCTGAACCCCTCGCCTACAAGCGACAGACGTTCGGCAGAACCTACATATGGGGATCCGACGCTCCGCATGAAGGGCAACAGTTCGCCGACTGGGCCGAGTTTGTCGCATACGagacacgccgccgcgagAGAGAAGCTGCCGGCCAAGATGTGCCGCCAGGTGTCGATGCTGCTTTCATCTGTGTTCTTGACGAAATGCACCGCGATGTTGTCGTTGGCCTTGCGCCCCTGGGTCTGCACATTATGTGTGAGAAACCCCTGGCCACATCCCTCGTCGATTGTCTCGACATGTTCGACGCCCTCAAGCCACCTGCCGGCCAAGATCCCAAAAACGTCTTCTCCATCGGCCATGTTCTCCGTTACAGTCCACACAATATGCTACTTCGCaagctccttctcgaggacCGTGTCATTGGAGATATCATCAATATCGTGCACACCGAACCAGTGGGCTGGTGGCACTTCACACACTCATACGTGCGCGGCAACTGGCGAAATGAAAAGACGACGGCACCCAGTCTCTTGACCAAGAGCTGCCATGACATTGATctgctgctgtggctgcTCAGCGCTCCTGTCAAAGCTGGGCAAGGTAgtcctcatcttccttcCACCGTATCATCAACTGGGTCCCTGCAGCTATTCAGAAAAGGACGCAAACCCGCCGCGGCAGGCAACGCAACCAATTGCTTGACCTGTccgctcggcgacgggggaTGCAAGTATTCGGCCAAGAACGTCTATCTTGGTCCAGATCTCAAGGGCCTGGGCTCTGGGAATACTGATTGGCCCGTCAGCATCGTGCTTCCCGAAATTGAAGATTTCCCAACCGCATCCGAAAGACACAAAGCCCTGGCTGCCAAGCTTGCCGAAGACTACGATGAGACCACCCCCAAGGTCGCGGTGGCTTCGCGCAATTGGTTCGGACGCTGCGTATTCGACGCAGATAACAACGTTTGTGACGAACAGACTGTGACCATCACTTGGGATGATGCTACAACGGCAGCCTCCGAAACACCCAAGCAGTCCAAATCAGCCACACTCCACATGGTCGCGCACACGAAGAAAATATGCGAGAGGTACACCCATATAtacggcgtcgatggcgagaTCTATGCCGATTCCCGTACTATCACCATCGAGGACTTCAACACGGGTGACACACGGTCATACCACCCGACCATTGAAGacgccggccatggcggTGGCGATAAAGGTCTCGCGCGCCAGTTCATCTTGGCGGTAGACCGAGTAAAGAATCACGGCTGGACTGCAGAGAGGTCTCAGAACGAGTTCATCGGTTGCTCTCTCGAAGAGGTCATTCGTTCGCATGCCATGGTTTTTGCTGCCGAAGAGgccaggacgaggaagagggttGTCGACTGGGGAGAATGGTGGTCGAGGGAGGTTGTTAACACAGAAAGCGGATGAGAGCGAGATACTCGTGATTTGGCCTACGCCATCCAGTGGAAGGAGGGGTAGACCCAGTCCCCAGTGTTCTTGGTGGTCTTGAGCAAGAGAATTGGCTTCAGAAAGCCAAGCTTCAAACACACAACAGGTTCGGCTCCTTCCCGGTTTTATAAGTTTTATAAGCGTCTCGCGGGAAGATGTCAAGTCGATatctcgtcgtcgggtcGGGGACTCGGCCCCGGCGGTTGTCTACCCGAGCTTGCCATCTCTCGAATTCGACCAAAGCTTGTTGCCAACTCCATCAAAGAGCAAGCAGGATGGTTGGGATGCTGGCCAGCATTACACATACCTCACGCGGTCCAGCGCTGGTCGAGTTTGCCACCGAACCATACTCGTCTGATGTTCAGATTGTGGTAGCGTCGATCCTGCATGCTACTCGGCCCAACTTGATTTTGACTGAACCCCGTCTGTTCCCTTGGAATGCGGCACATTTGTGAGCTATTGACTCGGTGGGCCGAATTCGTGCGTCGACATAGGTTTGATCTGAAAGGAGGTCCGGGCTAGAGACACTTGCAACGGAAACACGGTAGCCAAGAGGTATCATGGTCAGCAATCTCATCCGGCGGCAGCTCCCCGTCCATAATGTGCCGTTATCGAAGAGCCACCAGACGGGTCTTATTGAAGTCTTCCccggcggcctcctccccgccAGGGGTTGACTCTATTCAAACTCGTGAGGTTATTTCACTTAATTATTGCAGCCATGATCTGCGCAGCATCTcgcgccatcatcatcaaggcCAGATCGGGTAATCAGCGCGTCGGACGTGACATTAAGTGCTACTGCCTTTCACTCCCAGATATGTTCAAGAACGAAAGACCCTTCGGGCGTCAGCTGGAAGACTCGGCAAGCATAGGCTTCGAACACTCCCCGGCGGTCCAACTCCCCGCCAGGCTTTTCGACGCTGCTGGCTGTACGGATATCCACGCAGACATATCCCCATTGCTACAAAAGTGCGCCTCGGCAGTCAGAAAACATGTCGGTCGCGTCGccagcctcttcttccagaaGTCGCCGAGTAACTCCGGACAACTCCCCGATCTTTTGGCCACTCAAGGCGACATCCCCGTCGGTCATGTCCGCGGGCGAATTTTAATCTTGATTGCAGCCCACGGACTGACTCCCCGACCTCGCTGTAGGCTGGGGTTGAACCTGACGATGCGGGCCCTCGAAGAGAGGAGGTGCTTGACGagccccctcttcccctttgGGGTTCCGAGGTCCCCCGCTTGAGGCGGGCCGGCGGGCGGTTCCGCCAGAATCCTTTCAGAAGCCGGGAGCGACAAAGCGGAAGACTCCCCGCGGTTCAGACCGGCGTCGGACGGGCGCAAGTCACGGAGGAGATGGTGCTGGGGGGCGTGTTTACAAATGATCATAGGTTTGGCGTAGACCTAGTCCCCATAGTCCCGAGTTCGACGTGTCGTTCGTCACATCAGGTACATGTCACTGAGGATTGAAGTCCCTACGTCGCTACCAAGTCACTTTGCGAAGCGGGGGCTCCCCTATTGGCAGACGAGGTTTAACTAACTTTGTCCTCTTTAAACTCACAGGACGAGATTGGTTGGATAAAGCGGGCGTGGACTTTTCCAAGTTCTCCTGCGCTCCCAACGCCAAGAGTAGGCAATATATATCCAAACTTAAATCAGTCATGATTCTCAACAGATGGACGGATGTTTAAGTGGGAACAATTCACATGAGCCCAGCGCAGCACAACGGCCACCTTTCCCCTCTCCACCAAGCGGTCAAGCCTAAGacacccatcatcatctaCCTCAATGCAGTCGGAGAGCTTGCGCTACACTACGACCTCCCCCCGCATCGCTGGCTAGCTCATCCTCGTAGTGCGCACTATACAGCTTGGAAGTGCTGGATAACAAGCCACTATGCCGCCAAGTGCCGTCCTTTAGAGACCGGTCACTCTGCGCGCCTGCGGGATTCCTGCACGTCTCGGGGATCCTGCCTCGCCTCAGGTACGTACACGTACGTAAAGCACAATTGGGTATGCAGAACAGGTGGCGTCGGCATTGACAGGTAAAcgttttttctttcctttctccttcctcctGTCTGATCTCCCCAGCCACCTCGCGCCTCTTCTCCGGATTCGGGACgaagggcgaggatgaggaacATGTAACACGCAAATAACAAGAGGTAgccgcggcggtggcttGCTCTCCTCCCTGACTGAGCTCTTGAAAGAGCTTCCATCCAAGAGACGCGCCCACCACCCTCAAGTCTGTGCGCCGAAGCCAACAAGGCCAACGGTCACGGACCGGTGACAGCGCTTGTCTTGACTCTTTGTACATGATaaaaagggagggggaggaacCTTTTCGTCCCCTCTCGTCATCCCACCCCTCACCCCCAAATCGCGTCCTCTTGGGCTTCTCCCGATACCAAGCGAAGCAGCACGCCCTGGGCCCCGAGTCCTGATTCTGATCCTGAACGGACGATACCTTTCGGACGAGtccccgacggcgagacTTTGACAAAGTGCAAGACCCATCATCAAGCTTTTCCTACCAgttcttctctctttcgcAACTCAACCCCGATCCGTCGAGTGGTTGTCTGTCCTATTTACACAGACTGGTCCACGGTGCATCTTGTcttccacacacacacacacaccacacacacaaacacacacgcacacacatacgTACGTCATGTCGTCCTCCGGAGCTCCCCCCGCCGGAGATCTCCCCCTCGGCCCAGTCCGAAGGCACATCACCACCCACGACGCCAACGGCCGCGCCGTCTACTCGGACGCCTTCCCCGTTGAGGTGACGCCCGACCCGCTGCCCAACATGTTTTTTCACACCTGCTTCACCACCTCGGAGTCGCCCGTCACCATGGACGACGAAAAGGACCTGGCCGCCTACGCCCCGCACCACCCCCGTATGCCGACCCTGCACCTGCCCTCGGGCTCCGTCCTGCGCGTCGTCGACTTCGGCCCCGGCACCGGCCCCATGATGCACCGCACCGAGTCGTGCGACTACGGCATCGTGCTgaagggcgaggtcgagtgccacctcgacgacggcgccgtgcgcaccctcggcgagggcgagatcATGATCCAGCGCGGCACCATGCACGGCTGGAAGAACGCCACGGACAGCTGGGCCCGCGTCGTCTTCTGCCTGCAGCCCGCCGAGCCCGTGAGGGTCGCTGGCCAGGTCATGGAGGACGACATCCCCTTCATGAAGATCTCGGCGGATAGGCAGGCCGACTTCGAAAAAttcaaggccgaggaggccaagaagaaggccgagggcaAGTAAGTAAGTGGTAAAGTGTCTCAGACGACAGGCGTTCTCGGTGACCGCCAAGAGTATTATGACGATTAAGTCGTGATAAGTTATGAGAGCGTAGCATGAAACGATAGCTCCAATAGGCAGGGGGGGTCTGGGCCGGTTTACATGGGTCAAGGTGCCCATCTCAGGCATTTAAATACTTACAAAGTACCATTTACTCTCATCGTTCCCATCCATTCCCCTTCGGTATGGTCATTGTACCCATGATCAAGTGATATATATTTGTCAGGCAGCTCTGTACAGCCAGGACCAGTATCTTGACAGAGAGCGTCCGAATCGGATAACAAACCAGGCGAGCATCCGTTGCACTCTCGCAATCCCGACTCATCGCATGTACCCTCCGACAAAGAGAAAACCCTTACTGTTGAACAAGTCTTTTGTGTTGCCCTTGGTTCTTTCAAAAGGTGAGGAATCCCGAGCCAGCGCTTGTTGGTGGACACATCACACTACTCACACTGCCAGAGTTGCTTGGTCACTTGTACGGACGGCGGAACCGCGGCCCTCCGCAGCCGCAATCACCGAGAGCTTTATGAAGCACTTGtcctttcctttttttttttctcttaACCTTGCGGTTGGAGGAGAACATGGCGGGCCCCATATGGACCTTAGCGGCGCTCGCGTCTACTTACTGCACCTGCACCGGCTGGCAGTTCAGGCCATACAGGCATGCCATCGGTCCAAAGTGGTGAGCGTACCATGGCCCGGGCTCTTCTTTCCATATGTTGTAAGTAAGGCAATGTAGAGACACATGAGTCGAGTCCGAGCACGTGCGAGTATGGGCACACATAAAGCATGGTACCTAGCGAGACCACCCTCTGGAGGAGTCTATATATCTAAAGCGACTGCTGCAATCGCTAGCTATACCCTTCATTGATGGACGCTTCTGACCACTTTGTACCACTATGAAGTTCGAAAACCCACTGTTGTAGAAGAAGTAATACGAAGGAGCCCCCAACCCCTATAATGGTTAACTTGTAATAAAGAAACAACTGTACGGAGATGGTCTCTTTGTAGAAGGCGTTCTTGCTACATCAATTATGCCTTTTCCACCGGCAAGTCCGCTTTTGAGGGGAGTTTTCCTTTTCTGGCAATGTCTCTATCCTACATTAGGATTTGGTTGTT is drawn from Colletotrichum destructivum chromosome 6, complete sequence and contains these coding sequences:
- a CDS encoding Putative Alpha-D-phosphohexomutase superfamily, alpha-D-phosphohexomutase, alpha/beta/alpha domain I, whose amino-acid sequence is MDVKTVEFKPFQDQKPGTSGLRKKVTVFQQPHYSEAFVTSILLSIPEGVEGSFLVIGGDGRYWNPEVVQLIAKIGAAYGVKKLLIGQNGILSTPAASHVIRKRQATGGILLTASHNPGGPKNDFGIKYNLANGGPAPESVTNKIYEASKTLTSYKIADIPDVDIATIGTKTYGSLEVEIIDSTTDYVDMLKDIFDFDLIKKFFQSHPDFKVLFDGLHGVTGPYGTAIFEKELGLKGATQNCVPSPDFNGGHPDPNLTYAHSLVEVVDKNNIPFGAASDGDGDRNMIYGANAFVSPGDSLAIIAHHANLIPYFKKQGVYGLARSMPTSGAVDLVAKKQGLNCYEVPTGWKFFCALFDADKLSICGEESFGTGSNHIREKDGLWAVIAWLNIIAGIGVQNPDVTPSIKKIQQDFWTEYGRTFFTRYDYEDVDSEGANKVVGVLKDLVADPNFIGSKVGDRTVTGAGNFSYTDLDGSVSSNQGLYATFSSGSRIIVRLSGTGSSGATIRLYLEQYSSDPKTYDQDAQDFLKPEIQMATELLKFKEFIGRDEPDVKT
- a CDS encoding Putative ribonuclease H-like superfamily, exonuclease, RNase T/DNA polymerase III, oligoribonuclease — encoded protein: MNFLNPLKPKAAVPEMQPASDGPLVWIDCEMTGLDPDKEEIIEIFCIITTGNLQVIDPEGWGCVVHKTEERMAQMDDWCTRTHRDSGLTAAVIQSTTTAEQAAEGLLAYIRKHVPKPKTALLAGNSVHADRSFLNKAPYRRVVDHLHHRILDVSSLKEAARRWCPSQVVDGAPAKQGLHQAKEDILESIDEAKYYREAIFGLAWRRGDASAQETPVSERDDNEAWADNLL
- a CDS encoding Putative oryzine biosynthesis cluster protein J/Cupin-domain-containing oxidoreductase virC, with the translated sequence MSSSGAPPAGDLPLGPVRRHITTHDANGRAVYSDAFPVEVTPDPLPNMFFHTCFTTSESPVTMDDEKDLAAYAPHHPRMPTLHLPSGSVLRVVDFGPGTGPMMHRTESCDYGIVLKGEVECHLDDGAVRTLGEGEIMIQRGTMHGWKNATDSWARVVFCLQPAEPVRVAGQVMEDDIPFMKISADRQADFEKFKAEEAKKKAEGK
- a CDS encoding Putative gfo/Idh/MocA-like oxidoreductase, NAD(P)-binding domain superfamily, translated to MSSVKKPDSPVAVPHGQNSTPMPPEKPSMSASPPRILIIGAGSRGQAYARAIETSSNGVVAAVAEPLAYKRQTFGRTYIWGSDAPHEGQQFADWAEFVAYETRRREREAAGQDVPPGVDAAFICVLDEMHRDVVVGLAPLGLHIMCEKPLATSLVDCLDMFDALKPPAGQDPKNVFSIGHVLRYSPHNMLLRKLLLEDRVIGDIINIVHTEPVGWWHFTHSYVRGNWRNEKTTAPSLLTKSCHDIDLLLWLLSAPVKAGQGSPHLPSTVSSTGSLQLFRKGRKPAAAGNATNCLTCPLGDGGCKYSAKNVYLGPDLKGLGSGNTDWPVSIVLPEIEDFPTASERHKALAAKLAEDYDETTPKVAVASRNWFGRCVFDADNNVCDEQTVTITWDDATTAASETPKQSKSATLHMVAHTKKICERYTHIYGVDGEIYADSRTITIEDFNTGDTRSYHPTIEDAGHGGGDKGLARQFILAVDRVKNHGWTAERSQNEFIGCSLEEVIRSHAMVFAAEEARTRKRVVDWGEWWSREVVNTESG